A portion of the Chlamydia caviae GPIC genome contains these proteins:
- a CDS encoding alpha-ketoacid dehydrogenase subunit beta, which produces MPKHVTLEIREAIREAIDEEMARDPNVCILGEEVAEYNGAYKVTKGLLDKWSSSRVIDTPISEAAFAGIGVGAALTGLRPIIEFMSWNFSLVAADQIISHAAKMHYMTGGKFSVPIVFRGPNGAAAQVSCQHSHCVEALYANIPGLIVISPSNPYDAKGLLKSAIRNDNPVLFLENELEYSLKGEVPVEEYLVPIGKSRVIEEGKDLTIITYGRMVSVVKEAVKIAKQRYGLSIEILDLRTIKPLDISGIFSSVKKTGNCIVVEEGHYFAGISAEIITRITEHVFDYLDSPPLRVCQKETPMPYNKTLEQATLPNVNRILDTIEKIMR; this is translated from the coding sequence ATGCCTAAGCACGTTACATTAGAAATCCGAGAAGCTATTAGAGAAGCTATTGATGAAGAAATGGCCAGGGATCCTAATGTATGTATACTAGGAGAAGAAGTTGCCGAATATAACGGTGCTTATAAAGTTACAAAAGGCCTTTTAGACAAATGGTCATCATCAAGAGTTATTGACACACCGATCAGCGAAGCAGCATTTGCAGGAATTGGTGTCGGAGCCGCGTTAACTGGGCTACGTCCAATTATAGAATTTATGAGTTGGAACTTCTCTTTAGTTGCTGCGGATCAAATTATCTCTCATGCTGCAAAAATGCATTATATGACTGGTGGGAAATTTTCAGTTCCTATTGTATTTCGTGGACCTAATGGAGCTGCAGCACAAGTATCGTGTCAGCACTCTCATTGCGTAGAAGCTTTATACGCGAATATCCCTGGTTTGATTGTTATCTCCCCATCAAATCCTTATGATGCTAAGGGATTATTAAAATCTGCAATTAGGAATGATAATCCTGTTCTCTTCCTAGAAAATGAATTAGAGTACAGTTTAAAAGGTGAAGTTCCTGTTGAAGAATACTTAGTTCCTATTGGGAAATCTCGCGTTATTGAGGAAGGAAAAGACCTAACGATTATTACTTATGGACGTATGGTTTCTGTAGTAAAAGAAGCTGTGAAGATAGCTAAACAACGTTATGGTCTTTCTATAGAAATTCTAGATCTTCGAACAATCAAGCCCCTAGACATCTCTGGAATATTTTCTTCAGTAAAGAAAACAGGAAATTGTATAGTTGTAGAAGAGGGCCACTACTTCGCGGGAATCTCTGCGGAAATCATTACTAGAATTACAGAACATGTTTTTGATTACCTGGATAGTCCTCCTTTGAGGGTATGCCAAAAAGAAACCCCTATGCCCTATAACAAGACCTTAGAGCAGGCAACGCTCCCAAATGTAAATCGTATTTTAGATACTATCGAAAAAATCATGAGGTAA
- the pdhA gene encoding pyruvate dehydrogenase (acetyl-transferring) E1 component subunit alpha has product MPNSSHYNIASKESDEATIKNIVDIYGVSRCLEFIKNMLLIREFETRGEEAYLEGLVGGFYHSYSGQEAVATATLANTGLDQWFFSSYRCHALAILLNIPLRSLAAELLGRETGCALGRGGSMHMCGPNFPGGFGIVGGQIPLAAGAAFAMKYRGEDKIALGFIGDGAVAQGVFHETLNFASLHSLPLMLVIENNGWGMGTALNRAIAKQPIGESQGSSYNIRSFTLNGFDLFNCLLGFKEAYEYMQKTRLPVIVECLCSRFRGHSISDPNLYRSKEEMQCLIKKDPIIFAKNWLIQLGVLSEEKFQELRQECRSEVLKAFTEAKSDPEPAIATLEEGVYA; this is encoded by the coding sequence ATGCCCAACTCCTCTCATTACAATATCGCCTCTAAGGAATCTGACGAGGCTACTATAAAAAATATTGTTGATATATACGGCGTGAGCCGCTGTCTAGAATTCATAAAAAATATGTTGTTGATTCGTGAGTTTGAAACTCGTGGCGAAGAAGCATATCTAGAAGGATTAGTCGGTGGTTTTTACCACTCCTACAGTGGTCAAGAAGCCGTTGCTACTGCAACACTAGCTAACACAGGATTGGATCAATGGTTTTTCTCGTCCTACCGCTGTCATGCTTTAGCCATATTACTAAATATTCCTCTACGCTCACTTGCAGCAGAACTGTTGGGTAGGGAAACTGGCTGTGCATTGGGTCGAGGCGGGTCTATGCATATGTGTGGTCCAAATTTCCCCGGAGGGTTTGGTATTGTAGGTGGACAAATTCCTTTAGCTGCTGGAGCCGCATTCGCTATGAAATACCGTGGTGAGGATAAAATTGCTCTAGGATTTATTGGAGATGGCGCTGTTGCTCAAGGGGTATTTCACGAAACATTGAATTTTGCTTCTTTGCATAGCCTTCCTCTTATGCTTGTTATAGAAAATAATGGTTGGGGAATGGGAACCGCTCTTAATCGTGCTATTGCGAAGCAACCCATAGGAGAATCTCAGGGATCTTCTTATAACATACGTTCTTTTACTTTGAATGGTTTTGACTTATTTAACTGTCTTTTAGGCTTTAAGGAAGCTTACGAGTATATGCAAAAGACGCGCCTTCCTGTGATTGTTGAATGTCTATGTTCACGGTTTAGAGGGCATTCTATTTCCGATCCTAATCTTTATAGAAGTAAAGAAGAGATGCAATGTCTTATAAAAAAAGATCCGATTATTTTTGCTAAAAATTGGCTAATACAATTGGGAGTACTTTCAGAAGAGAAGTTTCAAGAACTACGCCAGGAATGTAGGAGTGAGGTCTTAAAAGCTTTCACTGAAGCAAAATCAGATCCAGAACCAGCGATTGCCACATTAGAAGAAGGTGTTTATGCCTAA
- the lpxD gene encoding UDP-3-O-(3-hydroxymyristoyl)glucosamine N-acyltransferase: MPQKLVYTLQELADLLKVEVQGNTETPISGVEEISEAQAHHITFLDNEKYSRFIKITEAGAIILSKAQAQKYGHLNKNFLVVSEFPSIAFQKCIELFIPPVESGFPGIHPTAVIHPTAHIGKDVCIEPYAVIGQHAHIGDSSYIGAGSIVGAYSILGENCLIHPKVVIRERVEIGKRVIVQPGAVIGSCGFGYITNAFGRHKHLKHLGKVIIEDDVEIGANTTIDRGRFKNSVICEGTKIDNQVQIAHHVEIGKHSMIVAQAGIAGSTKIGNHVIIGGQTGITGHISITDHVIMMAQTGVTKSISSPGIYGGAPARPYQEIHRQVAKIRGLPKLEERLGMLEEKIKGLSVRSEEAQVTP, translated from the coding sequence ATGCCTCAGAAACTGGTCTATACTCTTCAAGAGTTAGCAGACTTATTAAAAGTTGAAGTTCAAGGAAATACAGAAACTCCTATTTCTGGTGTTGAGGAAATAAGTGAAGCTCAAGCTCATCACATTACCTTCTTAGACAATGAAAAGTATTCGCGTTTTATAAAAATCACCGAAGCTGGAGCTATCATTCTATCAAAAGCTCAAGCCCAAAAATATGGTCATTTAAATAAGAACTTTCTTGTAGTCTCTGAATTTCCATCAATAGCTTTCCAGAAATGTATAGAGTTATTCATTCCTCCCGTTGAGTCAGGATTTCCTGGCATTCACCCTACAGCTGTTATTCATCCTACAGCACATATTGGTAAAGATGTTTGCATAGAACCGTATGCTGTTATAGGCCAACACGCCCATATTGGAGATTCTTCATATATTGGAGCAGGAAGTATTGTAGGGGCGTATTCAATTCTTGGAGAAAATTGCCTTATTCATCCTAAAGTAGTTATTCGTGAACGTGTCGAGATAGGAAAACGTGTTATTGTTCAGCCCGGAGCTGTCATTGGCTCTTGTGGTTTCGGCTACATAACTAACGCTTTTGGTCGTCACAAACACCTAAAGCACCTTGGCAAGGTAATCATCGAAGATGATGTCGAAATAGGAGCGAATACTACAATAGATAGAGGCCGTTTCAAAAACAGCGTCATATGTGAAGGCACAAAAATCGACAATCAAGTTCAAATAGCCCATCACGTAGAGATTGGGAAACACAGTATGATTGTTGCTCAGGCAGGAATCGCTGGTTCTACAAAAATTGGTAACCACGTTATCATTGGAGGGCAAACAGGAATTACAGGTCATATTTCAATAACAGATCATGTAATTATGATGGCGCAAACAGGGGTAACGAAATCTATTTCTTCCCCAGGAATCTATGGAGGAGCTCCAGCACGTCCTTATCAAGAGATTCACCGTCAGGTTGCAAAAATCCGTGGTCTACCTAAATTAGAAGAACGTTTAGGAATGTTGGAAGAAAAAATCAAAGGGTTATCTGTAAGATCCGAAGAAGCACAAGTAACCCCTTAA
- a CDS encoding OmpH family outer membrane protein codes for MKKSLCSVFLTLLTLAGAQHVCADESSLEGGLGVVSLKRCLEESAFGKKETEELENMKQQFSKNSEKMEEELTALYNKLQDEDYMESLSTSASDELRKKFESLSGEYNALQSQYYQTLNQSNMKRVQKLIQEVKKASEVLRVKEGLSAILNDEIVLSIASSADKTNEIIKILDESFENN; via the coding sequence ATGAAAAAATCACTATGCTCAGTCTTTTTAACTTTACTAACTTTAGCAGGTGCACAGCACGTTTGTGCTGATGAAAGCTCTCTTGAGGGAGGCTTAGGCGTTGTTAGCTTGAAACGTTGTTTAGAAGAATCTGCTTTTGGGAAAAAAGAAACAGAAGAACTGGAAAATATGAAGCAGCAGTTCTCAAAAAATTCCGAAAAAATGGAAGAAGAGCTGACAGCACTTTATAATAAATTACAAGACGAAGACTACATGGAGAGTCTTTCAACTTCTGCTTCTGATGAATTGAGAAAAAAGTTTGAAAGCCTTTCTGGAGAGTATAACGCTTTACAGTCTCAATATTACCAAACATTGAACCAAAGCAATATGAAAAGGGTTCAGAAACTCATACAAGAAGTAAAAAAAGCTTCTGAAGTATTGCGCGTGAAGGAAGGTTTATCAGCTATTTTAAATGATGAAATAGTTCTATCGATCGCTTCTAGTGCTGATAAAACTAATGAAATTATCAAAATTCTTGATGAATCTTTCGAAAATAATTAA
- the bamA gene encoding outer membrane protein assembly factor BamA, which translates to MFMIRNKVILRFTVLALIQVPLALSASETVKEGYTLVESITITTEGENSLNKHPLPKLKTKSGALFSQADFDEDLRNLSKEYDKVEPKVDFSNGKTTISLVLVAKPCIRKVCITGNEVVPNHKILKTLQVYENDVFDREKFLKNFDELRVYYLKRGYFDSNLSYDLDHNEHLGYIDITVRIQEGPCGKIKKLEICGLNRCEKSDVKELILTKQHSKTTSWFTGSGLYHPDIVEQDSFAITNYLHNLGYADATVTPRREIDECGNIILYMDVDKGPLYTLGHVHIEGFNVLPRRLIEKQLAAGPNDIYCPENIWSGAQKIKNTYAKYGYINTNVDVTFSPHASRSVYDVTYKVSEGSPYKVGLIKITGNTHTKHDVILHETSLFPGDTFNRLKLEDTEHRLRNTGYFQSVSVYTVRSQLDPLDNSEEYRDIFIDVKETTTGNLGLFLGFSSLDNLFGGVELSESNFDLLGVRHLFSKGFKCLRGGGEYLFLKANFGDKVTDYTIKWTKPHFLNTPWILGVELDKSINKALSKDYSVETYGGNVSTTYILNQQLKYGIYYRGTQTSLHKKKRNLSGPDLAANKGFVSAAGVNLNYDSVNNPRNPTTGIRSGVNFEVSGLGGTYHFTKLSINSSIYRKLTRKGVLKIKGEAQFLKPFGNTTIEGIPISERFFLGGETTVRGYKPFIIGPKFSPTEPQGGLSSLLLSEEFQYPLINQPNVSAFVFLDSGFIGLKEYTIRLKDLCGSAGFGLRFDVMNNVPVMLGFGWPFRPTEMFEGEKIDVSQRFFFALGGVF; encoded by the coding sequence ATGTTCATGATACGAAATAAAGTTATTCTGCGGTTTACTGTTTTGGCGCTAATCCAAGTCCCATTGGCCCTATCAGCTTCAGAAACAGTTAAGGAAGGATATACACTAGTTGAATCCATTACGATTACAACTGAAGGTGAAAATTCTTTAAACAAGCATCCACTACCGAAATTAAAGACAAAAAGTGGTGCTTTGTTTTCTCAAGCAGACTTTGACGAAGATCTACGAAATCTATCTAAAGAATATGATAAAGTAGAGCCGAAAGTTGATTTTTCCAACGGCAAGACTACAATCTCTTTGGTTCTTGTTGCCAAGCCTTGCATTAGAAAAGTTTGCATTACAGGGAACGAAGTTGTCCCCAATCATAAGATTCTTAAAACTCTGCAAGTCTACGAAAATGATGTATTCGATAGAGAAAAGTTTTTAAAAAACTTTGATGAACTCAGAGTCTACTATCTTAAGCGCGGTTATTTTGACTCTAATTTATCCTATGACTTAGATCATAATGAACACCTAGGTTACATTGACATAACTGTTCGGATTCAAGAAGGTCCTTGTGGTAAAATCAAAAAGCTAGAGATCTGCGGCCTTAACAGATGTGAAAAGTCTGATGTCAAAGAACTCATCCTTACTAAACAACATTCCAAAACCACTAGCTGGTTTACAGGAAGTGGTCTGTATCATCCAGATATTGTTGAACAAGACTCGTTTGCCATTACTAATTACCTACACAATTTGGGTTATGCAGACGCAACAGTTACTCCAAGACGTGAAATTGATGAGTGTGGGAATATCATACTCTATATGGATGTAGACAAAGGTCCTCTTTATACCTTAGGACACGTTCATATTGAAGGATTTAATGTATTGCCTAGACGGCTTATAGAAAAACAATTGGCTGCGGGTCCTAACGATATTTATTGTCCTGAAAACATATGGAGCGGTGCCCAGAAAATTAAGAATACCTACGCTAAGTACGGGTACATCAATACGAATGTTGACGTAACATTTTCTCCTCATGCATCGCGTTCTGTTTATGATGTAACTTACAAAGTAAGTGAAGGCTCTCCTTATAAGGTTGGTTTAATCAAAATCACAGGAAACACTCATACAAAACATGATGTTATCCTACACGAAACTAGTCTATTCCCCGGAGATACTTTTAATAGATTAAAACTGGAGGATACAGAACACCGTTTAAGAAATACGGGTTATTTCCAAAGTGTCAGTGTTTATACAGTACGTTCTCAATTAGATCCCCTGGATAATTCCGAAGAATATCGTGATATCTTCATAGATGTTAAAGAAACTACAACAGGTAATCTAGGACTATTCCTAGGATTTAGCTCCCTAGACAATTTGTTTGGAGGAGTCGAACTTTCTGAAAGTAATTTCGATCTTCTAGGCGTTAGACACTTATTCTCTAAAGGATTTAAATGCTTGAGAGGTGGTGGAGAATACCTATTCCTAAAAGCTAATTTTGGGGATAAGGTTACTGATTATACTATTAAATGGACTAAACCCCACTTTTTAAACACACCATGGATCCTAGGTGTAGAACTGGACAAATCTATCAACAAAGCCCTTTCTAAGGACTATTCTGTTGAGACTTATGGCGGAAATGTCAGCACTACATACATCTTAAATCAACAATTAAAGTACGGAATCTATTACCGCGGCACTCAAACAAGTTTGCACAAAAAGAAAAGAAACCTATCAGGACCAGATCTTGCTGCTAATAAAGGTTTCGTGTCTGCCGCTGGTGTGAACTTAAATTACGATTCTGTAAACAATCCTAGAAATCCTACGACAGGAATACGTAGTGGTGTAAACTTTGAAGTTTCCGGTCTCGGTGGTACATATCATTTTACAAAACTCTCTATAAACAGTTCGATATACCGAAAACTGACAAGAAAAGGAGTTTTGAAAATTAAAGGAGAAGCCCAGTTTCTTAAACCCTTTGGGAATACAACTATAGAAGGTATTCCTATTAGCGAACGCTTCTTCTTGGGTGGAGAAACTACTGTACGTGGATACAAGCCATTTATCATTGGTCCCAAGTTCTCCCCCACAGAACCTCAAGGGGGTCTATCTTCTCTCTTGCTTTCTGAAGAGTTTCAATATCCTCTGATTAATCAGCCTAACGTTAGCGCTTTTGTCTTCCTAGACTCAGGATTTATTGGGCTTAAGGAATACACTATCCGATTGAAAGATCTTTGTGGTAGTGCAGGATTTGGTCTACGCTTCGACGTAATGAACAACGTTCCTGTTATGTTAGGGTTTGGCTGGCCATTCCGTCCCACAGAAATGTTTGAAGGAGAAAAGATCGACGTTTCACAACGATTCTTCTTTGCTTTAGGAGGCGTCTTCTAA
- the recR gene encoding recombination mediator RecR, translating to MLKYPDYLSKLISLLRKLPGIGFKTAEKLAFELLDWDQDQLEAMGQAFSEVSAARSHCSTCFCLKNLPESNCEFCQNNRDTSTLCIVATPKDIFSLERSQIFKGHYYVLGTLLSPITGKHIDVERIGLLKQRIEFLKPQEIILALDATLEGDATALFLKQELAFSSASISRLALGLPIGLSFDYVDSGTLARAFSGRNPY from the coding sequence ATGTTAAAATATCCAGATTATTTATCTAAATTAATCTCTCTTCTTAGAAAACTTCCAGGAATAGGATTTAAAACAGCAGAAAAGTTAGCCTTTGAGCTGTTGGATTGGGATCAAGATCAGTTAGAAGCTATGGGACAAGCTTTTTCGGAAGTATCTGCCGCGCGTAGTCATTGTTCGACCTGTTTTTGTTTAAAAAATCTTCCCGAAAGCAATTGTGAATTTTGTCAAAACAATCGCGACACCTCCACACTATGCATCGTAGCCACCCCTAAAGATATTTTTTCTTTAGAACGCTCTCAAATTTTCAAAGGTCATTATTATGTCTTAGGAACACTGTTATCCCCGATAACAGGAAAACATATTGATGTGGAAAGAATAGGGTTATTGAAACAACGTATAGAATTTTTAAAACCACAAGAAATTATTCTAGCCTTAGATGCCACTCTGGAAGGAGATGCTACTGCTCTTTTTTTGAAACAAGAATTAGCATTTTCTTCAGCCTCTATTTCTCGTTTAGCCCTAGGTTTGCCCATAGGATTATCTTTTGATTACGTAGACTCGGGAACCCTGGCCAGAGCGTTTTCTGGGAGGAATCCATATTAA
- a CDS encoding beta-ketoacyl-ACP synthase III translates to MKKIRKASIWATGSYLPEKILSNSDLEQMVDTSDEWIVTRTGIKERRIAAPGEYASIMGAKAAEKAIEKAGLTKDQIECIIFSTSAPDYIFPSSAALAQAYLGIKEVPAFDCMAACTGYLYGLSVAKALVESGAYNNVLLIAADKLSSFVNYEDRNTCVLFGDGGSACVVGESRPGALEITNVNLGADGSVADLLSLPAGGSRLPASPETVAEGKHFIYMEGKEVFKHAVRRMESAAKICIAEAGLAEGDIDWLVPHQANERIIDAIAKRFEIDESKVFKTLSKYGNTAASSVCIALDELLQLHVINSGEYLLLVAFGGGLSWGAVVLRQVEG, encoded by the coding sequence GTGAAAAAAATAAGAAAGGCATCTATTTGGGCTACGGGTTCTTATCTACCCGAAAAAATCCTATCTAATTCTGATCTTGAACAGATGGTAGACACTTCTGATGAATGGATAGTAACAAGAACCGGAATCAAGGAAAGGCGTATTGCGGCACCAGGTGAATATGCCTCTATTATGGGTGCTAAAGCAGCGGAGAAGGCGATTGAAAAAGCTGGTCTTACTAAAGATCAAATAGAATGTATTATTTTTTCCACCTCAGCTCCTGATTATATTTTCCCTTCCAGTGCAGCCTTAGCCCAAGCTTATTTGGGAATAAAGGAAGTTCCAGCATTTGACTGTATGGCTGCGTGTACTGGCTATTTATACGGTCTGTCAGTAGCTAAAGCTCTTGTTGAATCGGGAGCTTATAATAATGTTTTGCTTATTGCAGCAGACAAACTCTCTTCCTTCGTAAATTATGAAGATAGAAATACTTGCGTGCTTTTTGGTGATGGAGGTTCTGCCTGTGTTGTAGGAGAGAGTCGTCCCGGAGCTTTAGAAATCACTAATGTGAATTTAGGGGCTGATGGAAGTGTCGCTGATCTCCTTAGTCTTCCCGCTGGAGGAAGCAGGCTTCCAGCTTCCCCAGAGACTGTAGCAGAAGGTAAACACTTTATTTACATGGAAGGTAAAGAAGTGTTTAAACACGCGGTAAGACGTATGGAATCGGCTGCTAAAATATGTATAGCTGAGGCGGGTCTTGCGGAGGGTGATATAGATTGGCTGGTCCCACATCAAGCTAATGAAAGAATCATTGATGCTATAGCTAAACGTTTTGAAATAGATGAATCTAAAGTGTTTAAAACTTTATCGAAGTATGGAAATACAGCAGCTTCTTCTGTGTGCATAGCTCTAGATGAATTATTGCAATTACATGTGATTAATTCTGGAGAGTATTTACTCCTAGTTGCTTTTGGAGGCGGATTATCTTGGGGAGCAGTTGTTTTACGACAGGTGGAAGGTTAA
- the fabD gene encoding ACP S-malonyltransferase: MTKKIGFLFPGQGSQYVGMGKDLVENYPEAAEVFSLADETLGFSLSSIMFDGPEEKLLETAYSQLAIYLHSLAVVKILASRTSITPAAVSGLSLGEYTALVASGRISPIDGFNIISKRAQFMNQACQQSPGAMAAILGLTADVVEQNLESLGEGIWVANYNAPKQLVIAGLREKIEEAVALFTDLGAKRAILLKVFGAFHTPLMQTAEDELSPYLHNLDMNSSEVPFVSNVVADFLTNNDEIRQCLVKQMTSPTLWYQSCSKIDLEVDEFLEIGPGKVLAGLNRSIGLKKPIKSLGTVESINNFLAEL; this comes from the coding sequence ATGACGAAAAAAATAGGATTCTTATTTCCAGGCCAAGGTAGCCAATATGTTGGCATGGGTAAAGATTTAGTAGAAAATTATCCAGAAGCTGCTGAAGTGTTTTCTTTGGCTGATGAAACATTGGGATTTTCTTTGTCTTCAATCATGTTCGACGGTCCCGAAGAAAAACTTCTTGAAACAGCATACAGCCAATTAGCTATATATCTACATAGTTTGGCTGTAGTAAAAATTCTAGCTTCACGGACTTCTATAACACCCGCTGCAGTTTCTGGACTAAGTTTAGGGGAATATACTGCTTTAGTTGCTTCTGGGCGTATTTCTCCGATCGATGGTTTTAATATCATTAGCAAACGTGCGCAGTTTATGAATCAAGCTTGCCAACAAAGTCCTGGAGCTATGGCTGCGATTCTTGGATTGACTGCAGATGTTGTTGAACAAAATCTGGAAAGTTTAGGAGAGGGTATTTGGGTTGCTAACTACAATGCTCCTAAACAACTTGTGATTGCAGGTTTGCGAGAAAAAATAGAAGAAGCTGTAGCTTTGTTTACAGATTTAGGAGCAAAACGAGCGATTTTATTAAAAGTATTTGGTGCTTTTCATACGCCATTGATGCAAACAGCAGAAGATGAACTATCTCCTTATTTACATAATTTAGATATGAATAGTTCTGAAGTGCCATTTGTATCGAATGTCGTGGCAGATTTTTTAACAAACAATGATGAAATTCGTCAGTGTTTAGTAAAACAGATGACTTCTCCTACATTATGGTATCAAAGTTGTTCTAAGATAGATTTAGAAGTTGATGAATTTTTAGAAATAGGCCCAGGCAAGGTTCTTGCAGGCTTGAATCGTTCCATAGGGTTAAAAAAACCCATTAAAAGTTTAGGTACAGTAGAAAGCATCAATAATTTTTTAGCGGAGCTATAG
- the fabG gene encoding 3-oxoacyl-ACP reductase FabG — protein sequence MNNVLLGKKAIVTGGSRGIGFAIAKLFIEQGADIEIWGINDEGGKKAAEELSRIGRPATFAKVDVSNNESVKDAAQNFISAHGSVDILVNNAGITRDNLLMRMSEEEWSSVINTNLNSLYYVCSAVIRSMIKARSGSIINISSIVGLMGSPGQTNYAAAKAGIIGFSRALAKEVAARNVRVNCIAPGCIDTDMTKVLNDNLKTEWLKNVPMGRMGSPEEIANAALFLASPLSSYVTSQVLSVDGGMAY from the coding sequence ATGAATAATGTATTGTTGGGGAAAAAAGCGATCGTTACAGGAGGATCTAGGGGTATAGGATTTGCCATAGCTAAGCTTTTTATTGAGCAAGGTGCTGATATTGAAATATGGGGAATAAATGATGAGGGTGGCAAAAAAGCCGCTGAAGAGTTATCCAGAATAGGACGGCCAGCGACTTTTGCTAAGGTTGATGTTAGTAATAACGAATCTGTAAAAGATGCTGCTCAGAATTTTATTTCAGCACATGGTAGTGTTGATATTTTAGTGAATAACGCAGGAATTACTCGAGATAATCTTTTGATGCGTATGTCTGAAGAAGAATGGTCTTCTGTTATTAATACGAATTTAAATTCTTTGTATTACGTGTGTTCGGCCGTAATTCGTTCTATGATTAAAGCTCGTTCTGGTTCCATAATCAACATTAGTTCTATTGTTGGTTTAATGGGTAGTCCAGGACAAACTAACTATGCCGCTGCAAAAGCTGGTATTATAGGGTTTAGTAGAGCTTTAGCTAAGGAAGTTGCCGCAAGAAATGTTCGAGTGAACTGTATAGCTCCAGGATGTATCGATACCGATATGACTAAGGTGTTAAATGATAATTTAAAAACAGAATGGTTAAAAAATGTTCCTATGGGAAGAATGGGTTCCCCAGAAGAAATTGCCAATGCGGCGCTATTTCTTGCCTCCCCCCTATCTTCTTATGTAACATCTCAGGTTCTGAGTGTTGATGGAGGCATGGCGTACTAA
- the acpP gene encoding acyl carrier protein — MSLEDDVKSIIVEQLGVDASEVNENSSFIEDLNADSLDLTELIMTLEEKFNFEISEQDAEQLRTVGDVITYIKTRQG; from the coding sequence ATGAGTTTAGAAGATGATGTAAAGTCAATTATTGTTGAGCAGCTTGGCGTAGATGCGAGTGAAGTAAATGAAAATTCTTCATTTATCGAAGATCTTAACGCTGATAGTTTAGACTTGACAGAGTTGATCATGACTTTGGAGGAAAAGTTCAACTTTGAAATTTCAGAGCAAGATGCAGAGCAATTACGTACTGTAGGCGACGTTATCACATATATTAAGACTCGTCAGGGTTAG
- a CDS encoding cyclic nucleotide-binding domain-containing protein, with the protein MNLIDRAFLLKKNPIFSSLDMDVLLAISDKTEIMIFKPGVKIFSKEEPSFSLYIIIEGYVKITDNNSSLSITISSQDCFGEESLFSNKLREYNAEAITQVRTLILSKGQFLSIVEECPSVALSLLELYAKQITFRHPSS; encoded by the coding sequence ATGAATCTAATTGACCGCGCCTTTCTTCTAAAAAAAAATCCTATTTTTAGTTCTTTAGATATGGATGTTCTCCTAGCTATTTCAGATAAAACTGAAATTATGATTTTTAAGCCGGGAGTAAAGATATTTTCTAAAGAAGAGCCCAGCTTCAGTCTGTATATTATAATAGAAGGCTATGTCAAAATTACTGATAACAATTCTTCGTTATCAATTACAATTTCATCACAAGATTGTTTCGGAGAGGAAAGCTTATTCAGCAATAAGCTTCGAGAATATAACGCCGAAGCTATAACTCAAGTACGAACTTTGATCTTAAGCAAAGGACAATTTCTTAGTATTGTTGAAGAATGTCCCTCTGTTGCACTCTCACTTTTAGAACTCTACGCCAAGCAAATCACCTTTAGACACCCCTCATCATAG